Proteins from one Gimesia maris genomic window:
- a CDS encoding TIGR03545 family protein, which translates to MKWNYLLPRLALAAIIWSFFAFAFDPLVRSALMQVGSSLTGTAVEVYDLQTGFFPPAIQTGPGCIVSPRDDKSYLACFEQTQLKFSGKPLLHRKLIVETASISGVELYVPRDLTDETTVPSSDPAESGSRVSFGRFRRLSNQLGQSGLDILKTTAAEQLDPGRLQTVRVSKTIQGEWKQRFQTYDTRLKQVKQEIDSVENSVKTAEGKTLDKIKTYAQSAERVDQLVNQGKQIRSELNSLPQIAQQDYQRIERAKEQDLANLDQLLESVSPDPHKILHTLLGDELSQQVEQVLGWTNFMFQTAQAMKDEQEPERIQGEWIDFRSDVNEPDVLFKDLRLSGFARMDQEKIPFLAVVKGLSSTPRQYHQPIQIQAQVDGAAEVKFAGELKYYEVEPAHEFVVHFKLPQQKKITIQKSDRISLALVADQTECRTHLTFREQDFQCRIEFSQTPVRFELESTRPEAQSIARLLQHSLSAINSVSATVHGSGSYDRPEWRVESPLGEQVARGLTAAFQAEIARGKEKLAAEIEQLASQERDKLVQDLNRDYSAILAALEAEESKVQSVIQKVSGRPLGLRSLLR; encoded by the coding sequence ATGAAATGGAATTATCTGCTCCCTCGATTGGCACTGGCAGCGATCATCTGGAGTTTTTTCGCATTTGCCTTTGATCCCCTGGTACGTTCAGCTCTGATGCAGGTTGGAAGTTCGCTGACCGGTACTGCGGTTGAGGTTTATGATCTGCAGACCGGTTTCTTTCCACCTGCGATCCAGACTGGTCCAGGATGTATTGTCAGTCCCCGGGATGACAAAAGTTATCTGGCCTGTTTTGAACAGACACAGTTAAAATTCTCCGGCAAGCCACTATTACATCGCAAACTGATCGTCGAAACGGCGTCGATTTCTGGTGTGGAATTGTATGTTCCCAGAGATTTGACAGATGAAACGACAGTACCTTCTTCTGATCCAGCTGAGTCTGGTTCCCGTGTCAGCTTCGGCAGATTTCGTCGGCTTTCGAATCAGCTGGGGCAATCCGGTTTGGATATTTTGAAAACGACAGCTGCGGAACAACTTGATCCAGGTCGTCTGCAAACCGTCCGGGTTTCCAAAACCATCCAGGGGGAATGGAAGCAGCGTTTTCAGACGTATGATACGCGTCTCAAGCAGGTCAAACAGGAAATTGACTCCGTTGAAAACTCGGTGAAAACAGCCGAGGGTAAGACGCTGGATAAAATTAAGACGTATGCCCAGTCGGCCGAGCGTGTGGATCAACTTGTTAACCAGGGTAAGCAGATTCGCAGTGAATTAAATTCACTCCCTCAAATTGCCCAGCAGGATTATCAGCGAATTGAACGGGCCAAAGAACAGGATCTGGCAAACCTGGATCAGTTACTGGAATCAGTCTCACCTGATCCTCATAAAATACTGCATACGCTGCTGGGAGACGAATTGTCACAGCAGGTTGAGCAGGTCCTTGGCTGGACGAATTTCATGTTCCAGACCGCACAGGCTATGAAAGATGAGCAGGAGCCGGAACGAATTCAGGGTGAATGGATCGATTTTCGCAGTGATGTCAACGAACCTGATGTTCTGTTTAAGGACCTTCGATTGTCTGGGTTTGCCCGGATGGACCAGGAAAAAATTCCCTTTCTGGCGGTCGTGAAGGGGCTCTCATCCACTCCCAGGCAATATCACCAGCCGATTCAAATTCAGGCACAGGTCGATGGCGCAGCCGAGGTCAAGTTCGCGGGAGAATTAAAATATTATGAGGTTGAACCAGCACACGAGTTTGTAGTGCACTTCAAATTACCTCAACAGAAAAAAATAACGATTCAAAAATCAGACAGGATTTCGCTGGCCCTGGTAGCAGATCAGACAGAGTGCCGCACACATCTGACCTTTCGTGAGCAGGACTTTCAGTGTCGGATCGAGTTCAGTCAGACACCGGTCCGGTTTGAATTGGAGAGCACTCGCCCCGAAGCACAATCGATAGCCAGGCTGTTGCAACATTCCCTGTCTGCAATCAATTCGGTGTCAGCTACAGTGCATGGTTCGGGATCGTATGACAGGCCGGAGTGGCGAGTTGAATCCCCGTTGGGAGAACAGGTTGCCCGTGGACTGACAGCAGCCTTTCAGGCTGAGATCGCCCGTGGAAAAGAAAAACTGGCTGCGGAAATTGAACAACTGGCAAGTCAGGAACGCGATAAGCTCGTTCAGGACCTGAATCGCGATTATTCCGCAATCCTGGCTGCACTGGAGGCGGAAGAGTCCAAAGTGCAGTCCGTGATTCAAAAAGTATCCGGCCGTCCCCTGGGGCTTCGCAGTTTGCTCCGTTAA
- a CDS encoding M24 family metallopeptidase: MTIVAVNAHAPISSGEIPTSDPRRATDVEQKQQQIITILEELELDAILLQSPENIAWFTTGADLTRAGSNESCAAVFITQDARLIACSNVDANQIFDRSIPGLGFQIKTRPWYEPLSQLIRDLCKGRKVASDTGIESTLNLSERFKSIRITFSDLEGERMRELGKLVSHAVEATARRVERGQTEQEIAGCLSHRLLKHGVTPKRLQVMVDGQSIRYRHWGYGEDRLERYCVISAVGSQNGLHAAATRTVSLGKPPSSFIKSHHLALLMQATGMYFSKPGWAFFDTWNRVKRIYEKYECPDEWQHSDQADIIGYLPAETSILLNSEFTLQPGMATFWHPSVGPAMTGDTILIEEDQTIMITPMEQWPTAKIMVKEHQITLPDILILPDEA, translated from the coding sequence ATGACTATCGTGGCAGTGAATGCTCATGCACCAATCTCTTCAGGAGAAATCCCCACGTCAGACCCCCGGCGTGCCACAGATGTTGAGCAGAAGCAGCAGCAGATCATTACAATTCTGGAAGAACTGGAACTGGATGCCATCCTGCTGCAGTCCCCCGAGAATATCGCCTGGTTTACGACGGGAGCCGATTTAACCCGTGCTGGTTCGAATGAAAGCTGTGCAGCCGTATTTATTACCCAGGATGCGCGGTTGATCGCCTGCAGTAATGTGGATGCGAATCAGATTTTTGACCGTTCCATTCCCGGGCTGGGATTCCAGATCAAAACACGTCCCTGGTATGAACCATTATCTCAGCTGATCCGGGACCTGTGCAAAGGCCGCAAAGTTGCCAGTGACACGGGCATCGAGTCGACATTGAATCTGTCTGAACGATTCAAGTCGATCCGGATTACTTTCAGTGATCTGGAAGGCGAACGGATGCGGGAACTGGGGAAACTGGTTTCCCACGCGGTTGAAGCGACTGCACGACGTGTCGAGCGAGGACAGACTGAGCAGGAGATTGCCGGCTGTCTTTCACATCGACTGTTGAAGCATGGCGTTACGCCCAAACGTCTGCAGGTAATGGTGGATGGACAGAGCATCCGCTACCGTCACTGGGGATATGGCGAGGATCGGCTGGAACGTTATTGTGTCATCTCAGCCGTGGGGTCCCAGAATGGATTGCATGCGGCTGCCACCAGAACAGTTTCTCTGGGCAAGCCTCCCTCCAGCTTCATCAAATCCCATCACCTGGCCTTGCTGATGCAGGCCACCGGGATGTATTTTTCCAAGCCAGGCTGGGCATTCTTCGATACCTGGAATCGCGTGAAACGGATCTATGAAAAGTACGAATGTCCTGATGAATGGCAGCATTCTGACCAGGCTGACATCATAGGTTATTTACCCGCTGAGACTTCGATTCTGCTAAACAGTGAGTTTACTCTGCAACCGGGCATGGCTACTTTCTGGCATCCTTCAGTTGGACCTGCCATGACTGGGGATACAATTCTGATTGAAGAAGATCAGACCATTATGATAACCCCGATGGAACAATGGCCCACTGCTAAAATCATGGTCAAAGAGCACCAGATTACCTTGCCTGATATCCTGATTCTGCCTGATGAAGCATAA
- a CDS encoding TIGR03546 family protein, which produces MSYWLRPLRFLAGAFSGASSPRQLALGFSMGMIIGLVPKDNLISVLLLFLLASLKINLCSASLATLLFSWLTLLLDPLSHLIGRSVLLAAPLQGIWRWFYEMPLAPWTDFNNTIVMGSLILGLTLFYPVYRLTRPLFEKYTPVLSEKLQKYRIVQILWGTEVGVVAGDAA; this is translated from the coding sequence ATGTCATACTGGCTTCGACCTCTGCGTTTTCTGGCAGGTGCCTTCAGTGGCGCCTCTTCTCCCCGTCAACTCGCTTTGGGTTTCAGTATGGGGATGATCATCGGCCTGGTTCCCAAAGACAATCTGATCTCAGTATTGTTGCTGTTTCTACTGGCCAGTCTCAAAATCAACCTCTGCTCCGCTTCGCTGGCGACTCTGTTATTCTCCTGGCTGACATTACTGCTGGATCCACTGAGTCATCTGATCGGTCGCAGTGTGCTGCTGGCGGCTCCGCTACAGGGGATCTGGCGCTGGTTTTATGAAATGCCATTGGCACCCTGGACTGACTTCAATAATACGATTGTCATGGGCAGTCTGATTCTAGGGCTGACGCTGTTTTATCCCGTCTATCGTTTGACTCGTCCACTGTTCGAAAAATACACACCGGTGCTTTCAGAAAAACTCCAGAAATATCGGATCGTACAGATTCTCTGGGGGACTGAAGTTGGTGTTGTGGCAGGGGATGCCGCATGA
- a CDS encoding outer membrane protein assembly factor BamB family protein: MKYESIKLIIPVLAVCLCCGADWPQFRGPLTNNVSLSDAPPAKVDQESIAWTADLEGRGASGPIIVGDKVFLTSTTGFKQDQLHVLCFDLKTGKQLWDRQFWATGRTQCHNKMCVATPTPASDGQRVFATFSSNDVVCLDLEGNLIWFRGLSHDYPNASNSLGMASSPVVVGETLIVPVENDDDSFTTGLDVKTGIARWKIKRPRVANWTSPAILKASPDTEPLVLLQSSEGVDAIYPQTGETAWQYEDGAGRIPSTTVGENTLFIPSNGLTALTPGSSSEPPKVLWSEQKLSPATASPLVYQKKVFTVNRAGVLTCASPQTGEVIWRLRLKGPFSATPIAAANHLYLISEKGLLQVVQLGEKQGEVTGEVDLKETILATPAISDNSLFLRSDKHLWKISSR; encoded by the coding sequence ATGAAATATGAATCGATCAAACTGATCATCCCGGTTCTTGCTGTCTGCTTGTGTTGCGGAGCCGACTGGCCTCAGTTTCGCGGACCTCTGACAAATAACGTTTCGCTTTCCGATGCACCTCCAGCGAAAGTGGATCAGGAAAGCATCGCCTGGACCGCTGATTTAGAGGGCAGAGGCGCATCGGGGCCGATCATTGTGGGAGACAAGGTCTTTTTGACCAGCACGACCGGGTTCAAGCAGGATCAACTGCACGTATTGTGCTTTGATCTGAAGACCGGCAAGCAACTCTGGGACCGCCAGTTCTGGGCCACGGGGCGGACGCAGTGCCATAACAAGATGTGCGTAGCAACTCCAACACCGGCCAGTGATGGCCAGAGAGTATTTGCGACTTTTTCCAGTAATGATGTGGTCTGTCTGGATCTGGAGGGAAACCTGATCTGGTTTCGAGGGTTGTCGCATGATTATCCCAATGCCAGCAACAGTCTGGGTATGGCTTCCTCTCCTGTCGTTGTGGGCGAAACTCTGATTGTACCAGTGGAGAACGACGATGATTCTTTCACAACGGGACTGGATGTAAAAACAGGAATTGCACGCTGGAAAATCAAGAGACCCCGTGTTGCCAACTGGACTTCACCTGCGATTTTAAAAGCATCACCAGACACCGAACCTCTGGTATTATTGCAATCCAGCGAAGGGGTCGATGCGATTTATCCCCAGACCGGAGAAACTGCCTGGCAGTACGAAGACGGAGCCGGTCGCATCCCCTCGACGACTGTCGGTGAAAATACCCTGTTTATCCCTTCGAACGGATTGACTGCTTTAACTCCAGGTTCCAGTAGTGAGCCTCCTAAAGTATTGTGGTCTGAACAGAAACTGTCACCTGCTACCGCCAGCCCACTGGTCTATCAGAAAAAGGTGTTTACCGTGAATCGTGCCGGTGTGCTCACCTGTGCCAGTCCTCAAACCGGGGAAGTGATCTGGCGGCTGCGTCTGAAAGGTCCGTTCAGCGCTACTCCCATCGCCGCTGCGAATCATCTTTATCTGATCAGCGAAAAAGGCTTATTACAGGTGGTTCAGCTGGGGGAGAAGCAGGGAGAAGTGACAGGGGAAGTTGATCTGAAAGAAACGATCCTGGCAACGCCAGCGATTTCTGATAATTCACTGTTTCTCCGCAGTGATAAGCATCTCTGGAAAATCTCTTCCAGGTAA
- the crcB gene encoding fluoride efflux transporter CrcB translates to MSQLLAVGLGGFIGAIARYSITDFMSRKYPGFPAGTLLVNATGCLLIGILMALVTHKQIHPSERVHEHVSLFLITGLLGSLTTFSTFGHETVSLIRNSELHHAFLNISGNLIVGFFAVWLGWTSVMFWLQK, encoded by the coding sequence GTGTCACAACTGCTGGCTGTTGGACTGGGTGGCTTTATCGGGGCAATTGCACGTTACAGCATTACGGATTTCATGTCGCGGAAGTATCCCGGCTTTCCTGCTGGAACCTTACTGGTCAATGCCACCGGTTGTCTGTTAATCGGCATCCTGATGGCGCTGGTGACCCACAAACAGATCCACCCTTCCGAACGGGTTCACGAGCATGTCAGCCTGTTTCTGATTACCGGGTTGCTGGGATCACTCACCACTTTTTCCACGTTTGGACACGAAACCGTCAGCTTGATCAGGAATTCTGAGTTGCATCATGCCTTCCTGAATATATCGGGCAACCTGATTGTCGGTTTCTTTGCCGTCTGGCTGGGCTGGACCTCCGTGATGTTCTGGTTACAAAAATAA
- a CDS encoding cation diffusion facilitator family transporter: MDIANSSEDTGASSEGPLLDVFPEPLEVSEDISRLRRRRTTRLFKVAWLGISVRLFVIVMELVGLWFLGHSVLLVDALASSADVLTSLAILFAIRLAEQPPDDDHPFGHGRYEPLAGFQLGILILIVGAATFGYQLFAAISHAHSEVIGWVSWTIPLFAALLLEVTCRVVFRMAQQEKSSAMIAEAYHYRVDAITSFVAAFGLLVASQIPVYGHLIDHITAMILSVIMVYLGWVAARENLHELTDKVPHQKYFDQVKASAMKVGGVLDVEKVRIQTAGPDAHVNIDIEVNPNETVDQAHLTAQQVRYQIQLDWPTVREVVVHVEPYYEADH; encoded by the coding sequence ATGGATATTGCGAATTCCTCAGAAGATACAGGGGCGTCGTCAGAAGGCCCCCTGCTGGATGTCTTTCCAGAACCACTGGAAGTCTCCGAGGATATTTCGCGCCTCCGCCGACGCAGAACTACGCGTTTATTCAAGGTTGCCTGGCTGGGGATTTCGGTTCGTCTGTTTGTGATCGTCATGGAACTGGTGGGACTCTGGTTCCTGGGGCACTCGGTTCTGCTGGTTGATGCTCTGGCCAGTAGTGCTGACGTATTGACATCACTGGCCATCTTGTTCGCGATCCGACTGGCTGAACAGCCTCCCGATGACGATCACCCCTTTGGACATGGTCGCTACGAACCACTGGCAGGTTTTCAATTAGGCATCCTGATTCTGATAGTAGGAGCAGCAACCTTCGGGTATCAGTTGTTTGCGGCGATCAGCCACGCCCATTCTGAAGTCATAGGCTGGGTGAGCTGGACGATTCCGCTGTTCGCAGCGCTACTGCTGGAAGTCACCTGTCGGGTTGTGTTCAGAATGGCACAACAGGAGAAGAGCTCTGCCATGATCGCGGAAGCCTATCATTACCGGGTCGATGCGATCACCAGTTTTGTGGCTGCTTTCGGACTGCTGGTTGCCAGCCAGATTCCCGTGTATGGCCATCTGATTGATCACATCACGGCGATGATTCTCTCTGTGATCATGGTCTATCTGGGTTGGGTGGCAGCCCGGGAAAACCTGCACGAACTGACAGATAAGGTACCTCACCAGAAATATTTTGACCAGGTGAAAGCTTCGGCGATGAAGGTGGGGGGAGTGCTGGATGTAGAGAAGGTTCGTATTCAGACAGCGGGGCCGGATGCACATGTCAACATTGACATCGAGGTGAATCCCAATGAAACGGTCGATCAGGCCCATTTAACCGCGCAACAGGTCAGATATCAGATTCAGCTTGATTGGCCCACCGTGCGTGAAGTGGTGGTCCACGTCGAGCCTTATTACGAAGCAGACCACTGA